One Malus sylvestris chromosome 14, drMalSylv7.2, whole genome shotgun sequence DNA segment encodes these proteins:
- the LOC126598329 gene encoding transcription initiation factor TFIID subunit 2-like has translation MMLFYILITRYGVHGAGSLVKMTIHKVVAMIWSSPLHKILWLLALAAYYTRPPTLYGVPKDHKPFHLGEAESFREQKNIFAAFIPESKYVEPPSEAPNLSHGDLTVPETSSDGFAFPAASKDDLGAPEPTTYGFGAPELPSGGLGDPEPSDSGLVAEEPSIGGFAAPEPRIGSFDGLAVSEPSIVSPSNQNLEEVNSWHDLGSRMTASIGSAKLASDVDDTGKELQCTADSSKVSALPRPEDPSPSFIQDNRDAEVQKHAGLQALSVPRNDVIGGSSGMSDSLPRGKEKEKKKDEKRKRDGHKGHRDDPEYLERKRIKKVKKQKEKEMAKLLNERAKVPSAELPSPQLCNSNRSSPVDPTS, from the exons ATGATGCTGTTCTACATACTGATAACCAGATACGGCGTGCACGGTGCTGGTTCCCTTGTAAAGATGACAATTCACAAAGTTGTTG CTATGATCTGGAGTTCACCGTTGCACAAAATCTTGTGGCTGTTAGCACTGGCAGCTTACTATACCAG GCCCCCAACGCTATATGGAGTGCCAAAAGATCATAAACCATTTCATTTAGGTGAAGCGGAAAGCTTCCGAGAGCAGAAAAACATCTTTGCCGCTTTCATCCCAGAAAGTAAATATGTGGAACCACCTTCCGAAGCTCCAAACCTTTCTCATGGTGATTTAACTGTTCCTGAAACTTCCAGCGATGGGTTTGCCTTTCCAGCAGCTTCCAAGGATGATTTGGGTGCTCCAGAACCTACAACCTATGGTTTTGGTGCtccagaacttcccagtggtgGTCTTGGTGATCCAGAACCTTCTGATAGTGGTTTGGTCGCTGAAGAACCTTCCATTGGTGGTTTTGCTGCTCCAGAACCTCGGATTGGTAGTTTTGATGGCTTAGCGGTTTCAGAACCTTCCATTGTGAGCCCTAGCAATCAAAATCTCGAGGAAGTAAACTCTTGGCATGATCTTGGATCCCGGATGACTGCCAGCATTGGTAGCGCAAAACTTGCTAGTGATGTGGATGATACAGGAAAGGAATTACAATGCACTGCCGATTCAAGCAAAGTTTCTGCGCTGCCTCGGCCCGAAGATCCATCACCTAGCTTTATCCAAGATAACCGAGATGCAGAAGTACAGAAGCATGCAGGTCTCCAAGCTCTTTCAGTTCCTAGGAACGATGTTATTGGTGGTTCATCCGGAATGTCGGATTCTCTTCCTCGCgggaaagaaaaggagaaaaagaaagacgAGAAACGAAAGAGGGATGGCCATAAGGGCCACCGAGATGATCCTGAGTATTTGGAGCGGAAGCGTATAAAGAAGGTGAAGAAgcagaaggagaaagaaatggCGAAGCTGTTGAATGAGCGCGCGAAAGTACCTTCCGCGGAGTTACCAAGTCCGCAACTGTGCAACTCAAACCGGTCGAGCCCAGTGGATCCAACAAGTTAG